The Candidatus Neomarinimicrobiota bacterium region GCAATTTGAACGCACACTCATTATTGCCGATGAAGGGAGCCAGGTTAGTTATCTTGAAGGATGCACAGCGCCGATGCGAGACGAAAATCAGCTTCACGCTGCTGTTGTGGAACTCATCGCCCACAAAGATGCAACCATCAAATATTCGACAGTTCAAAACTGGTACCCCGGAGATCCAAAAACAGGCAAGGGTGGTATTTATAATTTTGTGACAAAGCGCGGTACTTGTCTCGAAGATAATGCAAGAATCACATGGACACAGGTAGAAACCGGATCTGCCATTACTTGGAAATATCCAAGTGTCATTTTAAAGGGCAATAATGCAGTCGGCGAATTTTATTCTGTAGCTTTGGCAAATAATTTTCAGCAAGCAGACACCGGAACTAAAATGATCCATATAGGAAAGAATACCAAAAGCACCATTATTTCAAAAGGTATTTCCGCAGGTCAGGGACAAAACACTTATCGCGGTTCAGTGAAAATTATGAAGAATGCAGAGAACGCTCGCAATTATTCTCAATGCGATTCTATTTTAATCGGAGATAAATGCGGAGCACATACTTTTCCCTATATAGATGTTCGTAATCCGACCGCCCAAATGGAACACGAAGCATCCACATCAACCATTGGCGAGGACCAACTTTTTTATGCAAACCAACGCGGAATTTCCACAGAAGATGCGGTTTCGATGATTGTAAACGGATTCTGTAAAGAAGTCTTTAGAG contains the following coding sequences:
- the sufB gene encoding Fe-S cluster assembly protein SufB, with the translated sequence MTMNQNILDKAVNQDYQYGFTTEIEQDTFLPGLDENVIKKISDIKQEPEFLLEWRLKAFRHWMKMEEPNWAKVTYNPIDYQAISYYSAPKDKPKYESLDDVDPELLKTYEKLGIPLEEQKQLAGVAVDAVFDSVSVATTFKSELKKHGVIFCPFSEAVRQHPELIKKYLGSVVPHTDNFFAALNSAVFSDGSFVYIPKGVKCPMELSTYFRINALNTGQFERTLIIADEGSQVSYLEGCTAPMRDENQLHAAVVELIAHKDATIKYSTVQNWYPGDPKTGKGGIYNFVTKRGTCLEDNARITWTQVETGSAITWKYPSVILKGNNAVGEFYSVALANNFQQADTGTKMIHIGKNTKSTIISKGISAGQGQNTYRGSVKIMKNAENARNYSQCDSILIGDKCGAHTFPYIDVRNPTAQMEHEASTSTIGEDQLFYANQRGISTEDAVSMIVNGFCKEVFRELPMEFAVEAQKLMEVSLEGSVG